One genomic region from Bufo bufo chromosome 3, aBufBuf1.1, whole genome shotgun sequence encodes:
- the LOC120994089 gene encoding olfactory receptor 1M1-like — protein sequence MANQSDSLFVLAGFPGLPEMYHPAVSCILFLVYVVSLSANSSVILLVLWKEHLHQPMYIIIMNLALSDILFDTITLPKIIAKYWFGAGTMTLFACMFQLFCVHFLGSVDSFIIMFMALDRYVAISRPLRYSSMITERRTINICTFLWALASLISLVNAAWFTQVIFCGSRKVNSCFCVSQSVMVLVCSDISLLKRTSLVLSMLVLLAPLCYIIISYVLILVKVCSSVRNKGLQKAFSTCVTHLFIIFMYFGPRVFVYNAFVMNIVFTPEMSVLLLCLYTYIPHLLSPIIYCLRTQEIRQVIGIALRRKFGLRIGIAEVLHR from the coding sequence ATGGCTAACCAGTCTGATTCTCTGTTTGTGCTTGCTGGATTTCCGGGGCTGCCGGAGATGTACCACCCTGCAGTTTCTTGTATATTATTCCTTGTCTAtgttgtctccctctcagctaatAGTAGCGTCATTCTGCTGGTTCTATGGAAGGAACATCTTCATCAGCCCATGTACATCATCATCATGAACCTGGCTCTTTCTGACATCTTATTCGATACGATAACATTACCCAAAATAATTGCCAAATACTGGTTTGGAGCTGGAACCATGACGTTGTTTGCCTGCATGTTCCAGCTCTTCTGTGTCCACTTCTTGGGTTCTGTTGACTCATTCATCATTATGTTCATGGCACTTGATCGCTATGTGGCCATCAGCAGACCCCTGAGGTATTCCTCCATGATCACCGAGAGACGCACCATAAACATCTGCACTTTCCTTTGGGCTCTTGCGTCTCTCATCTCCTTAGTCAATGCCGCCTGGTTCACTCAGGTTATATTTTGCGGCTCTAGAAAAGTTAACAGTTGCTTTTGTGTAAGTCAATCAGTCATGGTCTTAGTCTGTTCCGATATTTCTCTGCTCAAACGGACCTCGCTTGTCCTCTCCATGTTGGTTCTCTTAGCACCCTTGTGCTACATTATCATATCCTACGTCCTCATACTTGTAAAAGTCTGCTCTTCGGTGAGGAACAAAGGACTACAAAAGGCATTCTCTACATGTGTCACTCATCTGTTCATCATCTTCATGTACTTTGGCCCTCGGGTCTTTGTGTATAACGCCTTTGTGATGAACATAGTGTTCACTCCAGAAATGAGCGTCTTGCTTCTCTGCCTCTATACTTATATCCCCCATCTTCTAAGCCCCATAATCTATTGTCTGAGAACTCAAGAAATCCGGCAGGTCATAGGGATTGCACTACGGAGGAAGTTTGGTTTAAGAATAGGGATTGCTGAGGTATTGCACAGATAA